From the Desulfovibrio sp. JY genome, one window contains:
- the hyi gene encoding hydroxypyruvate isomerase: MPRFAANLTMLFTEAPFPERFAAARDAGFHFVEYLFPYAYPAVELASRLAENGLSQVLFNLPCGDWAGGERGIAALPGRESEFRDGVGLALEYAKTLDVARLNCLAGKLPDGVSPEDAFETLIENVAFAADALAAEGRTLVIEAINHFDIPGFLLSTTEQVMDLIDAVSRDNVAMQYDVYHAQREEGELAATIAANLPRIGHVQIADNPGRHQPGTGEIRFPFLFAELDRLGYEGFVGLEYVPDPDTRASLAWVTEMGLTL, translated from the coding sequence ATGCCGCGTTTTGCAGCCAACCTGACCATGCTTTTCACCGAAGCGCCGTTTCCCGAGCGTTTCGCCGCCGCCAGGGATGCCGGGTTCCATTTTGTCGAGTACCTCTTTCCCTACGCCTACCCGGCCGTGGAACTGGCCTCGCGTCTGGCCGAAAACGGCCTGTCCCAGGTGCTTTTCAACCTGCCCTGCGGCGACTGGGCCGGCGGCGAGCGCGGCATCGCGGCGCTGCCCGGCCGCGAATCCGAATTTCGCGACGGCGTGGGGTTGGCCCTCGAATACGCCAAGACCCTGGATGTGGCCCGGCTCAACTGTCTGGCCGGAAAACTGCCGGACGGCGTTTCGCCCGAGGACGCCTTCGAGACGCTCATCGAGAACGTGGCCTTCGCCGCCGACGCCCTGGCCGCCGAGGGTCGCACCCTCGTCATCGAGGCCATCAACCATTTCGACATCCCCGGTTTTCTGCTGAGCACCACCGAGCAGGTCATGGATCTGATCGACGCCGTCTCGCGCGACAACGTGGCCATGCAGTACGACGTCTACCATGCCCAGCGCGAGGAGGGGGAGCTGGCCGCGACCATCGCCGCCAACCTGCCCCGCATCGGGCATGTGCAGATCGCGGACAATCCCGGCCGGCATCAGCCCGGCACCGGGGAAATCCGGTTTCCCTTCCTTTTTGCCGAACTGGACCGGCTGGGCTACGAGGGCTTTGTCGGCCTGGAATACGTGCCCGATCCCGATACCCGCGCCTCCCTGGCCTGGGTAACGGAGATGGGACTTACCCTTTAG